Proteins from one Chelonia mydas isolate rCheMyd1 chromosome 14, rCheMyd1.pri.v2, whole genome shotgun sequence genomic window:
- the CEP95 gene encoding centrosomal protein of 95 kDa isoform X6, with translation MGSPEERDFIASPKSQEDDAHNVQAVIDSLALDYLQVSLSHITGENVVKGERESIRNLLEIFDGLLEYLTEQISETSSRNGDEPDQLANNEIQRALQEQLEGDLEEPVPPLKLPSVAESSQSDIFVPSWEVEGSESTSELIRLGDTAHSFSLRKEEFQLPEMLPAERERPKEIKEPEDSGATVASSSQLSSSRRALVKEREGSMDSVNSTEFLKESLSSSAKKLGEPIRPAIPLQPPYQPPEPRPHYSMGREYQSSARQSPGLANSHGLEASVFTEPLRQESTASDSVPLSRLAPVSPVGDKAVSKDERNGTDDVVKALDVDASHTSTTCLHQDISPDTDQVISVARITKPETRSPSSGKSRYENFITNSFGEEPLSCRRVKDKLSEQELHEMSEKLSRRLNELDLMLKRALGEHPREEMLTDEDKLSQHSDSVMDYRGRKPHQATPHPKRFLSRPRSLSPSPPSSRYLPRSEFEDALQRDGRGQMGKMRRQLQKEMDQRRIKAKLMTKAYEEELRIFEARERLGLSKLKAKARETEQEYQENIFKEPPKMPRPVKVYSGKTTPRIPKQSQWIPRGGLAKPKKAAQMKVKDNDLLPLLLEEFPYLHISHHSLNKMWQQQLAQMEQLKSASGKDRSRLKLQSEVEEALKKHDLLVDIIKKDQDHNKRLQEFKQRIYRQKFAQNKMREKRQQIARAKKYYEDYRVQLRAKMMRARTREERIFKNLFEEGLEIQKQRLQELRTYSKEKRAEQRRVHQDELESMENYYKDQFSMLAEAVSQERQEIQAREKAQVKTLHKTKRELRSKMEKDIQQLQTMITQNDDDSFFQELEAERLKSRLQMASFQYSKNYFL, from the exons ATGGGCAGCCCTGAGGAGAGAG ATTTCATAGCCTCTCCCAAAAGCCAAGAGGATGATGCACATAATGTGCAAGCAGTAATAGATTCTCTGGCATTGGACTACTTGCAGGTCAGCTTGTCTCACATCACTG GAGAGAACGttgtgaaaggagagagagaatctaTCCGAAATCTGTTAGAAATATTTGATGGCCTGCTTGAATATCTTACAGAACAAATCAGTGAAACGTCTTCTCGGAATGGGG ATGAACCTGACCAGCTAGCTAACAATGAAATTCAAAGGGCGCTTCAAGAGCAGCTGGAAGGTGACCTGGAGGAACCTGTACCACCTCTGAAACTTCCATCAGTTGCCGA GTCTTCCCAGTCAGATATTTTTGTCCCATCTTGGGAGGTAGAAGGATCAGAATCTACTAGTGAATTAATCAGGCTTGGGGACACTGCGCATTCATTTTCCCTAAGAAAGGAAG AGTTCCAGCTCCCTGAAATGTTGccggcagagagagagaggcctaaGGAGATCAAGGAACCTGAAGACTCTGGGGCTACTGTGGCATCATCTAGTCAGCTTTCCAGCAGCAGAAGAGCACTTGTAAAAGAGAGGGAAG GATCAATGGATTCTGTTAATTCCACTGAATTTCTCAAAGAGAGTTTGAGTTCCAGTGCTAAAAAGCTTGGGGAGCCCATACGCCCAGCTATTCCTTTGCAACCGCCATATCAGCCTCCTGAACCCAGGCCTCATTATTCAATGGGACGGGAATACCAAAGCTCAGCCAGACAGTCCCCAGGTTTGGCTAACAGTCATGGACTTGAAGCTTCTGTT TTTACAGAACCACTTAGACAGGAGTCAACTGCTTCTGATAGTGTTCCTCTGTCAAGACTCGCCCCTG TTTCTCCAGTTGGAGATAAGGCGGTGTCAAAAGATGAGCGAAACGGCACAGATGATGTGGTTAAG GCTCTTGATGTGGATGCCTCACATACATCAACTACCTGCTTACACCAAGACATCTCACCAGACACTGACCAGGTAATATCAGTAGCACGAATCACAAAACCTGAAACAAGAAGTCCGTCTAGTGGAAAAAG cAGATATGAAAATTTTATCACAAATTCATTTGGAGAGGAGCCGCTTTCCTGCAGAAGGGTAAAGGATAAATTATCTGAGCAAGAGCTGCATGAAATGTCAGAAAAACTCTCTCGCAGGTTAAATGAACTAGATTTA ATGTTAAAGAGAGCTTTGGGTGAGCATCCCAGGGAAGAGATGTTGACAGATGAAGATAAACTGTCTCAGCACAGTGACAGTGTAATGGATTATCGGGGAAGGAAACCTCACCAAG CCACCCCACATCCAAAAAGATTTCTTAGCAGACCACGGTCCCtttctccatccccaccctcatCCAGGTATCTACCTCGCTCTGAGTTTGAAGATGCACTTCAGAGAGATGGCAGAGGCCAGATGGGGAAAATGCGCAGGCAATTGCAAAAGGAAATGGACCAGAGAAGAATAAAAGCAAAG CTAATGACTAAAGCCTATGAAGAGGAATTAAGAATTTTtgaagctagagagagactgggcCTCTCCAAGCTAAAAGCAAAAGCCAGGGAAACG GAACAAGAATACCAAGAAAACATCTTTAAAGAACCTCCAAAAATGCCTCGGCCAGTGAAAGTTTATTCTGGAAAAACCACACCTCGGATTCCCAAACAGAGCCAGTGGATTCCAAGAGGAGGGCTTGCAAAGCCAAAGAAAGCAGCTCAGA TGAAAGTAAAGGACAATgacctcctgcctctgctactgGAAGAGTTTCCATACCTGCACATTTCCCACCACTCTTTGAACAAAATGTGGCAACAGCAGCTTGCACAGATGGAACAACTGAAGTCTGCTTCTGGCAAAGATAGATCAAGACTGAAACTCCAAAGTGAA GTGGAAGAAGCACTGAAGAAGCACGACCTCCTTGTTGACATCATAAAGAAAGATCAAGACCATAACAAGAGACTG CAAGAGTTTAAGCAACGCATATATCGGCAGAAGTTTGCTCAgaataaaatgagagagaaacgTCAGCAAATTGCTCGAGCCAAGAAGTACTATGAGGATTACCGCGTTCAGCTGCGCGCAAAAATGATGCGGGCTAGGACAAGGGAAGAAAGG ATATTTAAGAATCTATTTGAAGAAGGCTTAGAAATTCAGAAGCAAAGACTGCAGGAGCTGAGAACCTATAGTAAAGAAAAGCGTGCTGAGCAAAGAAGAGTACACCAGGATGAACTGGAGTCCATGGAGAACTACTACAAGGATCAG TTTTCAATGCTGGCAGAAGCTGTATCACAAGAACGTCAAGAAATCCAAGCCCGAGAGAAAGCACAAGTAAAA AcactgcacaaaacaaaaagggagTTAAGATCAAAGATGGAAAAGgatatacagcagctgcagactATGATAACTCAAAATGATGACGACTCCTTCTTCCAAGAGCTGGAAGCAGAACGACTAAAATCCAGACTTCAAATGGCTTCTTTTCAGTATAGCAAAAACTATTTCTTGTAA
- the CEP95 gene encoding centrosomal protein of 95 kDa isoform X3 has product MKCHINLHVTKLTECGANVFVGLYESILGEKVPDFIASPKSQEDDAHNVQAVIDSLALDYLQVSLSHITGENVVKGERESIRNLLEIFDGLLEYLTEQISETSSRNGDEPDQLANNEIQRALQEQLEGDLEEPVPPLKLPSVAESSQSDIFVPSWEVEGSESTSELIRLGDTAHSFSLRKEEFQLPEMLPAERERPKEIKEPEDSGATVASSSQLSSSRRALVKEREGSMDSVNSTEFLKESLSSSAKKLGEPIRPAIPLQPPYQPPEPRPHYSMGREYQSSARQSPGLANSHGLEASVFTEPLRQESTASDSVPLSRLAPVSPVGDKAVSKDERNGTDDVVKALDVDASHTSTTCLHQDISPDTDQVISVARITKPETRSPSSGKSRYENFITNSFGEEPLSCRRVKDKLSEQELHEMSEKLSRRLNELDLMLKRALGEHPREEMLTDEDKLSQHSDSVMDYRGRKPHQATPHPKRFLSRPRSLSPSPPSSRYLPRSEFEDALQRDGRGQMGKMRRQLQKEMDQRRIKAKLMTKAYEEELRIFEARERLGLSKLKAKARETEQEYQENIFKEPPKMPRPVKVYSGKTTPRIPKQSQWIPRGGLAKPKKAAQMKVKDNDLLPLLLEEFPYLHISHHSLNKMWQQQLAQMEQLKSASGKDRSRLKLQSEVEEALKKHDLLVDIIKKDQDHNKRLQEFKQRIYRQKFAQNKMREKRQQIARAKKYYEDYRVQLRAKMMRARTREERIFKNLFEEGLEIQKQRLQELRTYSKEKRAEQRRVHQDELESMENYYKDQFSMLAEAVSQERQEIQAREKAQVKTLHKTKRELRSKMEKDIQQLQTMITQNDDDSFFQELEAERLKSRLQMASFQYSKNYFL; this is encoded by the exons ATGAAATGTCATATAAATCTGCATGTGACAAAGCTCACAGAATGTGGTGCTAATGTATTTGTTGGACTTTATGAGTCAATCTTGGGAGAAAAAGTACCAG ATTTCATAGCCTCTCCCAAAAGCCAAGAGGATGATGCACATAATGTGCAAGCAGTAATAGATTCTCTGGCATTGGACTACTTGCAGGTCAGCTTGTCTCACATCACTG GAGAGAACGttgtgaaaggagagagagaatctaTCCGAAATCTGTTAGAAATATTTGATGGCCTGCTTGAATATCTTACAGAACAAATCAGTGAAACGTCTTCTCGGAATGGGG ATGAACCTGACCAGCTAGCTAACAATGAAATTCAAAGGGCGCTTCAAGAGCAGCTGGAAGGTGACCTGGAGGAACCTGTACCACCTCTGAAACTTCCATCAGTTGCCGA GTCTTCCCAGTCAGATATTTTTGTCCCATCTTGGGAGGTAGAAGGATCAGAATCTACTAGTGAATTAATCAGGCTTGGGGACACTGCGCATTCATTTTCCCTAAGAAAGGAAG AGTTCCAGCTCCCTGAAATGTTGccggcagagagagagaggcctaaGGAGATCAAGGAACCTGAAGACTCTGGGGCTACTGTGGCATCATCTAGTCAGCTTTCCAGCAGCAGAAGAGCACTTGTAAAAGAGAGGGAAG GATCAATGGATTCTGTTAATTCCACTGAATTTCTCAAAGAGAGTTTGAGTTCCAGTGCTAAAAAGCTTGGGGAGCCCATACGCCCAGCTATTCCTTTGCAACCGCCATATCAGCCTCCTGAACCCAGGCCTCATTATTCAATGGGACGGGAATACCAAAGCTCAGCCAGACAGTCCCCAGGTTTGGCTAACAGTCATGGACTTGAAGCTTCTGTT TTTACAGAACCACTTAGACAGGAGTCAACTGCTTCTGATAGTGTTCCTCTGTCAAGACTCGCCCCTG TTTCTCCAGTTGGAGATAAGGCGGTGTCAAAAGATGAGCGAAACGGCACAGATGATGTGGTTAAG GCTCTTGATGTGGATGCCTCACATACATCAACTACCTGCTTACACCAAGACATCTCACCAGACACTGACCAGGTAATATCAGTAGCACGAATCACAAAACCTGAAACAAGAAGTCCGTCTAGTGGAAAAAG cAGATATGAAAATTTTATCACAAATTCATTTGGAGAGGAGCCGCTTTCCTGCAGAAGGGTAAAGGATAAATTATCTGAGCAAGAGCTGCATGAAATGTCAGAAAAACTCTCTCGCAGGTTAAATGAACTAGATTTA ATGTTAAAGAGAGCTTTGGGTGAGCATCCCAGGGAAGAGATGTTGACAGATGAAGATAAACTGTCTCAGCACAGTGACAGTGTAATGGATTATCGGGGAAGGAAACCTCACCAAG CCACCCCACATCCAAAAAGATTTCTTAGCAGACCACGGTCCCtttctccatccccaccctcatCCAGGTATCTACCTCGCTCTGAGTTTGAAGATGCACTTCAGAGAGATGGCAGAGGCCAGATGGGGAAAATGCGCAGGCAATTGCAAAAGGAAATGGACCAGAGAAGAATAAAAGCAAAG CTAATGACTAAAGCCTATGAAGAGGAATTAAGAATTTTtgaagctagagagagactgggcCTCTCCAAGCTAAAAGCAAAAGCCAGGGAAACG GAACAAGAATACCAAGAAAACATCTTTAAAGAACCTCCAAAAATGCCTCGGCCAGTGAAAGTTTATTCTGGAAAAACCACACCTCGGATTCCCAAACAGAGCCAGTGGATTCCAAGAGGAGGGCTTGCAAAGCCAAAGAAAGCAGCTCAGA TGAAAGTAAAGGACAATgacctcctgcctctgctactgGAAGAGTTTCCATACCTGCACATTTCCCACCACTCTTTGAACAAAATGTGGCAACAGCAGCTTGCACAGATGGAACAACTGAAGTCTGCTTCTGGCAAAGATAGATCAAGACTGAAACTCCAAAGTGAA GTGGAAGAAGCACTGAAGAAGCACGACCTCCTTGTTGACATCATAAAGAAAGATCAAGACCATAACAAGAGACTG CAAGAGTTTAAGCAACGCATATATCGGCAGAAGTTTGCTCAgaataaaatgagagagaaacgTCAGCAAATTGCTCGAGCCAAGAAGTACTATGAGGATTACCGCGTTCAGCTGCGCGCAAAAATGATGCGGGCTAGGACAAGGGAAGAAAGG ATATTTAAGAATCTATTTGAAGAAGGCTTAGAAATTCAGAAGCAAAGACTGCAGGAGCTGAGAACCTATAGTAAAGAAAAGCGTGCTGAGCAAAGAAGAGTACACCAGGATGAACTGGAGTCCATGGAGAACTACTACAAGGATCAG TTTTCAATGCTGGCAGAAGCTGTATCACAAGAACGTCAAGAAATCCAAGCCCGAGAGAAAGCACAAGTAAAA AcactgcacaaaacaaaaagggagTTAAGATCAAAGATGGAAAAGgatatacagcagctgcagactATGATAACTCAAAATGATGACGACTCCTTCTTCCAAGAGCTGGAAGCAGAACGACTAAAATCCAGACTTCAAATGGCTTCTTTTCAGTATAGCAAAAACTATTTCTTGTAA